The Pricia mediterranea genome includes a window with the following:
- a CDS encoding sugar kinase, producing MSFSTFGEIMLRLVPSGQADRLRNSSLFAVDYAGSESNVAVSLACLGNDVQFITKLPDNPLGQGARQSLDRFGISTENCITGGERMGTYFIELGSSIRPSRVVYDRAGSAIATMDKGEFDWECILKNQKWLHVSGITPALSKPCAEACVLAVKTAGKMGVKVSFDLNYRRSLWDYPKKAKAIFDGILEHTDLVFGNIGVLKDVYGLVFNGNNPTDKTLDALRKARHLFGTEQLAFTVRDHSSASQNRLSGACISENNPIISNAYDIEVTDRFGTGDAFAAGFLHALEKGWHQQRCIDFATAAFALKHTMSGDIHTSDESEIDAIVAGNISGHVIR from the coding sequence ATGTCCTTTTCCACGTTCGGCGAAATCATGTTGCGCCTTGTTCCCTCCGGACAAGCGGACCGTCTTCGAAATTCATCCCTTTTTGCCGTAGATTATGCCGGTTCGGAATCCAACGTGGCGGTTTCCTTGGCCTGTTTGGGCAATGACGTACAGTTTATCACCAAATTGCCCGATAATCCATTGGGACAAGGTGCTCGACAGTCCCTCGACCGATTTGGGATATCCACGGAAAACTGCATCACGGGAGGAGAAAGAATGGGAACTTATTTCATCGAACTGGGAAGTTCCATCCGTCCCTCACGAGTGGTCTATGATCGCGCCGGTTCGGCGATCGCTACGATGGATAAGGGGGAATTCGATTGGGAGTGCATCCTCAAAAATCAAAAATGGTTGCATGTATCCGGAATCACCCCCGCCCTCTCGAAGCCATGTGCCGAGGCGTGTGTACTGGCTGTAAAGACAGCCGGAAAAATGGGGGTGAAAGTAAGCTTTGACCTAAACTATCGAAGGAGCCTTTGGGACTATCCCAAAAAGGCAAAAGCCATCTTCGATGGGATTTTGGAGCACACCGATCTGGTCTTCGGAAATATCGGCGTGCTAAAAGATGTTTACGGTCTGGTGTTCAATGGAAACAATCCGACGGACAAAACCCTCGATGCCCTTCGGAAGGCGAGACACCTCTTCGGCACGGAACAGCTCGCCTTTACCGTGCGCGACCACAGCTCGGCCTCTCAAAATCGATTGAGCGGTGCCTGTATTTCGGAAAACAATCCCATAATCTCGAATGCGTACGACATCGAAGTTACCGACCGTTTCGGCACCGGGGACGCCTTTGCCGCGGGCTTCCTCCATGCGTTGGAAAAAGGCTGGCACCAACAAAGATGTATCGATTTTGCCACGGCCGCTTTTGCCCTAAAACATACGATGTCGGGGGACATCCACACCAGCGACGAAAGCGAAATCGATGCCATTGTCGCCGGAAATATATCGGGACATGTTATACGATGA
- the rimO gene encoding 30S ribosomal protein S12 methylthiotransferase RimO, whose protein sequence is MRTKSLKKNKINVVTLGCSKNVYDSEVLMGQLRANEKEVVHEEEGNVVVINTCGFIANAKEESVNTILEYVQKKEAGEVDKVFVTGCLSERYKPDLQKEIPHVDEYFGTSELPSLLKALGADYKHELIGERLTTTPKNYAYLKIAEGCDRPCSFCAIPLMRGKHRSKPIEELVGEAERLAAKGVKELILIAQDLTYYGLDLYKKRNLAELLENLVQVEGIEWIRLHYAFPTGFPMDVLEVMKREPKICNYLDIPLQHISDSILKSMRRGTTQEKTTKLLRKFREAVPGMAIRTTLIVGYPGETEADFQTLKDWVKAMRFERLGCFTYSHEEDTHAYSLEDDVPEEVKQERANTIMEIQSQISWELNQEKIGKTFRCIIDRKEGNYFVGRTEFDSPDVDNEVLVDASKHYLKQGEFTDLKITDAADFDLYAEPEQVSR, encoded by the coding sequence ATGCGTACAAAATCCCTTAAAAAAAATAAGATCAACGTGGTCACCTTGGGCTGTTCGAAGAACGTCTACGATTCCGAGGTGCTGATGGGCCAATTGCGGGCCAACGAAAAGGAGGTGGTCCACGAAGAGGAAGGCAATGTGGTGGTCATCAATACCTGCGGATTTATCGCCAATGCCAAGGAAGAAAGTGTAAATACTATATTGGAGTACGTGCAAAAGAAGGAAGCCGGCGAGGTAGATAAGGTCTTCGTCACGGGCTGCCTGAGCGAACGCTACAAACCGGATTTGCAAAAGGAGATTCCCCATGTAGATGAGTACTTCGGGACCAGCGAACTGCCCAGCTTGCTCAAGGCCCTAGGTGCCGATTATAAACACGAGCTGATCGGGGAGCGCCTGACCACGACCCCAAAAAACTATGCCTACCTAAAGATTGCCGAAGGTTGCGATCGGCCCTGTTCCTTTTGTGCCATCCCCCTGATGCGCGGTAAGCACAGGAGCAAGCCTATCGAAGAGCTGGTCGGGGAAGCGGAAAGATTGGCCGCAAAAGGGGTCAAGGAGTTGATCTTGATCGCACAGGACCTTACCTATTACGGCCTCGACCTGTACAAAAAACGGAATTTGGCCGAACTGCTCGAAAATCTGGTGCAGGTCGAGGGTATTGAATGGATTCGATTGCATTATGCATTCCCTACCGGCTTTCCCATGGATGTTTTGGAAGTGATGAAGCGGGAACCGAAAATCTGCAATTATCTTGACATTCCCTTACAACATATTTCCGATAGCATCCTTAAAAGTATGCGACGGGGTACGACCCAGGAGAAAACGACCAAGTTGTTGCGAAAATTCCGCGAAGCCGTTCCCGGAATGGCGATACGAACTACCTTGATCGTAGGATATCCCGGTGAGACCGAGGCGGATTTCCAGACCTTGAAAGACTGGGTGAAGGCCATGCGTTTCGAACGCCTGGGCTGCTTCACCTATAGCCACGAAGAAGATACACATGCCTACTCGCTGGAGGACGATGTTCCGGAAGAAGTCAAGCAGGAACGTGCCAATACGATCATGGAAATCCAGTCCCAAATCTCTTGGGAACTCAATCAGGAGAAAATCGGGAAGACCTTTCGCTGTATCATCGACCGAAAGGAAGGCAACTACTTTGTAGGCCGTACGGAGTTCGATTCCCCCGACGTCGATAACGAGGTGTTGGTCGATGCCTCGAAGCACTACCTGAAACAAGGGGAATTCACCGACCTCAAAATAACAGATGCCGCGGATTTTGACCTGTACGCCGAGCCGGAACAAGTATCCCGCTGA